One genomic segment of Spirochaeta cellobiosiphila DSM 17781 includes these proteins:
- the amrB gene encoding AmmeMemoRadiSam system protein B, with translation MYKPGSDRHPLVDGLFYPSQEEELKQALSLDPALEQSSAIIVPHGGYTHVLKHLQEAFSHVVDQKPELIILIGPTHREPEDHIFYPDYVNFESPLGLVPVASELTSQLKKPFTRDKMNHMEEFSLEILLPFVREYFPDKPVLPLLMGKDSMKLVKEGKKQLQQKLPEKTLYIISSNLSPHDRQTEEWALNNSAWITKGDYQSLMEISRKSKKQPCGLGPLLFVKELLPSGHWKTCTNMTCSTGDSKRGLEVWYQSFWFDYT, from the coding sequence ATGTACAAGCCAGGTTCTGATAGACATCCCCTTGTGGATGGTCTTTTTTATCCTTCCCAAGAAGAAGAGCTAAAACAAGCATTATCCCTTGACCCTGCCCTAGAGCAGAGTTCGGCCATTATAGTTCCCCATGGAGGCTATACTCATGTTTTAAAGCATCTGCAAGAGGCCTTCAGCCACGTTGTAGACCAGAAACCGGAACTGATCATTCTTATAGGCCCCACCCATAGAGAACCGGAAGATCACATCTTCTATCCTGATTATGTTAATTTTGAATCGCCCCTGGGTTTAGTACCTGTGGCCTCAGAATTAACCAGTCAACTTAAGAAGCCATTCACAAGGGACAAGATGAATCATATGGAAGAATTCTCCCTGGAAATACTCTTGCCATTTGTTAGGGAGTATTTTCCTGATAAGCCCGTTCTTCCTTTATTGATGGGTAAGGACTCAATGAAGCTGGTGAAAGAAGGAAAGAAGCAACTTCAACAAAAGCTACCAGAAAAGACTCTATATATTATATCGTCAAACCTAAGCCCTCATGATAGACAAACAGAGGAATGGGCTCTTAATAATAGTGCATGGATTACCAAGGGTGATTATCAATCACTTATGGAGATAAGCAGGAAAAGCAAAAAGCAACCCTGTGGTCTTGGGCCCCTTCTCTTTGTCAAAGAGCTTCTGCCCAGTGGCCACTGGAAGACATGCACTAATATGACATGTTCAACAGGTGACAGTAAACGGGGACTGGAAGTCTGGTATCAATCCTTTTGGTTTGATTATACCTAA
- a CDS encoding NFACT RNA binding domain-containing protein — translation MNWVEINQVLEELDLEGSFLQKVKQPDLSHLVLEVYKPGKAQKLLIAFTPGQIRFHRTSGNYPSQIKNQRFLQFLRSRVGGGRIVKASQWFTDRIICLVITKGEWQTTLYIRLWANAANVIAVDENNRILDSYYRRPGKGENSGEIFTLPPPKDPGKKSFTLKDLPGEGDYNDKLDQFYQQKNEELTQNKLIDQARKALKTRIMVLENRIQKNSERLRDYQNHEMYKTYGDIIMANLYKLKAGDPFLVAPSYEDPEVNITIHLDPSRSPQENGENYYKKYRKGRQGLLLLQEELDNCHNQIHHYEEVLNHLEKQEDLSGLLKELSSFQRKTHKEDNQTPGLSFSSHGYHILVGRTAKENDQLLRKWVKGNDLWMHTRDYPGGYVFIKNQKGKTIPLEVLLDGGNLALLYSKAKASGQADLYYTQVKYLRRAKNAKLGTVLPTQEKNLHIKKDQSRLDRLNQGTK, via the coding sequence ATGAATTGGGTAGAAATAAACCAAGTACTGGAAGAACTGGATCTGGAAGGTTCTTTTTTACAGAAAGTAAAGCAACCAGACTTATCTCATCTTGTATTGGAAGTGTACAAACCGGGAAAGGCTCAAAAGCTTTTGATAGCCTTTACTCCTGGTCAAATCCGGTTTCATAGAACCAGTGGCAATTATCCTTCTCAAATAAAAAATCAGAGATTCCTTCAATTCCTTCGATCCCGTGTAGGTGGTGGACGTATTGTTAAAGCGTCACAATGGTTCACAGACCGAATTATCTGTCTGGTAATTACCAAAGGAGAATGGCAGACCACACTCTATATTCGTTTATGGGCCAATGCGGCTAATGTCATAGCCGTTGATGAGAATAATAGGATCCTGGACAGTTATTATAGACGTCCTGGAAAAGGGGAAAACTCAGGGGAAATTTTTACCCTCCCCCCGCCTAAGGATCCCGGCAAGAAAAGCTTTACCCTAAAGGACCTACCCGGAGAGGGAGACTATAATGACAAGCTGGATCAATTCTATCAGCAGAAGAATGAAGAACTTACCCAGAACAAACTAATAGACCAGGCCCGCAAGGCGTTAAAAACAAGAATCATGGTTCTGGAGAACCGTATTCAAAAGAATAGTGAACGTTTAAGGGATTATCAAAATCACGAAATGTATAAAACCTATGGGGATATCATCATGGCTAACCTCTATAAGCTCAAAGCAGGGGATCCCTTTTTGGTGGCTCCCAGCTATGAAGACCCGGAAGTCAATATAACGATTCACCTTGATCCCAGCCGAAGTCCTCAGGAGAATGGAGAGAATTACTATAAAAAATACCGCAAAGGTCGGCAAGGTTTGCTGCTTCTACAGGAAGAACTAGACAATTGCCACAATCAGATTCATCACTATGAAGAGGTTCTTAATCATCTGGAAAAACAGGAGGACCTGTCAGGATTACTCAAAGAACTGTCCTCCTTCCAAAGAAAAACACATAAAGAAGACAACCAAACACCCGGACTAAGTTTCTCATCCCATGGCTATCATATACTTGTAGGTCGTACAGCGAAAGAAAATGACCAGCTTCTAAGAAAATGGGTAAAGGGTAATGATCTATGGATGCATACCAGAGATTACCCTGGGGGATATGTTTTTATCAAAAATCAGAAAGGGAAAACTATTCCTCTCGAAGTACTTTTAGACGGAGGGAACCTGGCTCTCCTATATTCAAAAGCAAAAGCCTCAGGCCAGGCAGATCTCTATTATACTCAGGTAAAATACTTAAGAAGAGCTAAAAATGCCAAATTAGGAACGGTTCTTCCTACACAGGAAAAAAACCTTCATATCAAGAAAGATCAAAGCCGATTAGATAGGTTGAATCAAGGCACCAAATAG